Proteins from a single region of Vicia villosa cultivar HV-30 ecotype Madison, WI unplaced genomic scaffold, Vvil1.0 ctg.003705F_1_1, whole genome shotgun sequence:
- the LOC131641384 gene encoding uncharacterized protein LOC131641384, which yields MAAQSSQVQEETRSNFWNTGSSIKNLEIQMSQIAQQLANTQQPGALPSATVTNPKDHNNVSAIVTRSGKGKGVVENNDEEEEPLLEVDLEIRENESEAEEVVVMEPTPKEKVVEQKQKPAVKLPFPVRNKKKGQHEKNFEKFLEMFKKLEINIPFLEALEQMPTYAKFMKDIISKKRTIDRDPIILTETCSAILQGMKIPVKKKDRSSVTIPCTIGDRSFKKALIDLGASVSLMSLSIYKRLGIGNVQDTRMTLQFADHSVKRPYGIVEDVLVKIDKFVFLVDFVILEMSEDEEIPIILGRPFLETGRCLIDIEEGTMTLKVYDEELKMDESLS from the exons atggcagctcaaagctcTCAGGTTCAAGAAGAAACGAGGAGTAATTTCTGGAATACGGGTTCCTCCATTAAAAATCTGGAGATTCAAatgagtcaaatagcacagcagCTAGCAAACACTCAACAGCCGGGCGCATTACCAAGTGCCACAGTTACCAATCCTAAAGATCATAATAATGTGAGTGCTATTGTTACTAGGAGCGGTAAAGGGAAAGGTGTAGTTGAAAATAATGACGAGGAAGAGGAACCATTGTTGGAGGTAGACTTAGAGATAAGAGAAAATGAGTCAGAAGCTGAGGAAGTGGTGGTGATGGAACCAACTCCGAAAGAGAAGGTGGTTGAACAAAAACAGAAGCCGGCAGTAAAACTTCCTTTTCCAGTAAGGAACAAGAAAAAAGGACAACatgagaagaattttgaaaagttcttggagatgttcaagaaGCTGGAGATTAATATCCCATTCTTGGAGGCATTAGAACAAATGCCTACTTATGCAAAATTTATGAAGGacatcatctccaagaaaagaaccATTGATCGTGACCCTATTATTCTAACCGAAacgtgtagtgctattttgcagggtatgaagattccggtGAAGAAGAAAGATCGAAGTTCCGTGACTATTCCTTGTACAATTGGGGATAGGTCATTCAAGAAAGCTCTAattgatttgggagcaagtgtgagCCTTATGTCGTTGTCTATCTACAAGAGATTGGGGATAGGTAATGTacaagatacaagaatgacactccagTTTGCTGACCACTCTGTTAAAAGACCTTATGGGATAGTAGAAGACGTGCTGGTGAAGATTGATAAATTTGTGTTCCTAGTGgattttgtaattttagagaTGTCGGAAGATGAGGAGATACCTATTATTTTAGGAAGGCCATTTCTAGAGACAGGGCGATGTTTGATAGACATTGAAGAAGGCACAATGACtctgaaagtttatgatgaagagctAAAGATGGAT GAAAgtctaagctaa